A segment of the Asinibacterium sp. OR53 genome:
TGGCGGCGGCGTTGCCATTGGTGACCTCAACAACGACGGACTGCCGGATATTTTCTTTACCGCTAACCAGGGAAGTAATAAACTCTATCTGAACAAAGGAAACTTTCAGTTTGAAGATGTTTCTGAGAAAGCCGGTTTTACAACAAAAAAACAATGGAGTACCGGCGTGGTGCTGGTAGATATCAACAACGACGGATGGCTGGATATTTATGTCTGCAATGCCGGTAACATGCTTGATCCCGAATTGAGAAAGAACCAGCTGTTCATCAATAACCATGATCTTACTTTCACAGAAAAAGCAAAGGAGTACGGACTGGATAACGACGGTTATACTACGCAGGCTTCTTTCTTTGATTATGATGGTGATGGCGACCTGGACTGCTTCATCATTAATAATAGTCCTATCCCGGTAAATACCCTGAATTACGCCAACCAAAGAGGATTACCCGCACAACAATGGAACGTGCCCGATATGTTAAAAGGCGGCGGCGATCACCTTTACAGGAACGACAACGGTCACTTCACAGAAGTAACTCAGCAGGCAGGCATACACGGAAGCCTGATCAGTTTCGGATTGGGCGTAACGGTAGGCGATGTGAACGGAGACGGGTGGCCTGATATCTATGTTTCGAACGATTTTTTTGAACGGGATTACCTGTACATCAACCAACAAAACGGAACATTCAAGGACGAACTGGAAGAAAGGGTACAACATACCAGCCTGGCCTCGATGGGTGCAGACATGGCAGATATCAACAACGACGGTTATCCCGATATATTTACTACCGATATGTTGCCGGCAGATCATTACCGGTTAAAGACCACTACTTCATTCGATAATATCGATGTATACCGTATCAAGGAAAAATCTGGATTCTATCACCAGTTCATGCAAAACGCACTTCAACTGAACAACAAGAATGGCAAGTTCATGGAAGTGGCTAATTATTGCGGTGTTCCCGCCTCGGACTGGAGCTGGGGCGCGCTGATGTTCGATGCCGATAACGACGGATATACCGACTTGTATATTTCCAATGGCATATACCATGATCTTACCAACCAGGATTTCATTGATTTTTTTGCCAATGATATTGTTAGGAAGATGGTGATGTCGGGCAAGAAGGATGAAGTAGAGGCCATCATTAATAAAATGTCGTCTGTTCCATTGAAGAACAAAGCGTTTAGAAACTCCGGCAAATTGAAATTCGATGATGTGGGAGATGAATGGGGTTTTACGCAGCCGTCTTTTTCGAATGGAGCAGCGTATGGCGACCTGGACAATGACGGCGACCTGGACCTCGTGATCAATAATGTGAACCAGCCCGCATTTATTTACCGGAACATGAGTGCAGAGAAAAATAAGAACAATTATATTGCTTTCTCTCTGAAAGGGTTACCTGGTAACACTTTCGCTATTGGTTCCAAGATCAAATTGTTTATAGGAAGTCAAATATTGAGCCGTGAAATTATTCCCAGCCGCGGCTTCCAATCATCGGTAGATTATAAGGCCGTTATAGGACTGGGAAAAACTTCCGTTATTGACTCAGTTGAAATTATCTGGCCTAACAGAACCATCAGTACTTACCACCAACTTGCCATCAATACAACGCATGCCATCAAACAACCTTCGGATAATGCCCATCTCTATCATCCCGAAAAAACAATAACCAACCCGGCACTTGTAGCAGTGCCAGCAACATTTGATAAACACGAAGACGACGATTTCATTGAATTATATACGGAAAGAAATATCCCGCTCATGCTTTCCAAAGAGGGGCCTAAGGCAACAGTTGGCGACGTGAATGGCGATGGCTTGCAGGATGTGTATATATGTGGATCGAATAACAAAGGGGGACAACTATACCTGCAAACACCCGATGGGAAATTTGTGAAGAAACCGGTAAAGGCTTTTAAAGATGATGCCGGTATAGAAGGCACTGCCTGCCTGCTGTTCGACTGCGATGGCGATGGCGATCTGGACCTGTTTGTAGGTGCAG
Coding sequences within it:
- a CDS encoding VCBS repeat-containing protein, with the protein product MKRHHLTVVLIFLVLPYLSCRQKQKDGLFSLVENSAVHFENKLTESSNFNVFNYRNFYNGGGVAIGDLNNDGLPDIFFTANQGSNKLYLNKGNFQFEDVSEKAGFTTKKQWSTGVVLVDINNDGWLDIYVCNAGNMLDPELRKNQLFINNHDLTFTEKAKEYGLDNDGYTTQASFFDYDGDGDLDCFIINNSPIPVNTLNYANQRGLPAQQWNVPDMLKGGGDHLYRNDNGHFTEVTQQAGIHGSLISFGLGVTVGDVNGDGWPDIYVSNDFFERDYLYINQQNGTFKDELEERVQHTSLASMGADMADINNDGYPDIFTTDMLPADHYRLKTTTSFDNIDVYRIKEKSGFYHQFMQNALQLNNKNGKFMEVANYCGVPASDWSWGALMFDADNDGYTDLYISNGIYHDLTNQDFIDFFANDIVRKMVMSGKKDEVEAIINKMSSVPLKNKAFRNSGKLKFDDVGDEWGFTQPSFSNGAAYGDLDNDGDLDLVINNVNQPAFIYRNMSAEKNKNNYIAFSLKGLPGNTFAIGSKIKLFIGSQILSREIIPSRGFQSSVDYKAVIGLGKTSVIDSVEIIWPNRTISTYHQLAINTTHAIKQPSDNAHLYHPEKTITNPALVAVPATFDKHEDDDFIELYTERNIPLMLSKEGPKATVGDVNGDGLQDVYICGSNNKGGQLYLQTPDGKFVKKPVKAFKDDAGIEGTACLLFDCDGDGDLDLFVGAGGDKQLPNSDLMLNHLYRNDGKGNFTVVPGAFQHTNANTGVVVAFDFDGDGDLDLFVGGRNIPYRYGMSPASELLINDGKGNFSDATKEIAPQIANIGMVTDAVWADIDGDGKGELIIVGDWMAPKIFSYTNHRFQEKTTNLSGLSGWWRSIAVADLNGDGKKDLIIGNMGENGYLHPTPAEPVKLWMNDYDMNGSFEKILTRTVDQKDVTVFLKHDVEEQLPSLKKQNLKHESFATKSIQDLFPANLIQSSVVNVLNYQPSIIAWNDGNMHFTVEKLPAPVQFSSANAILCTDIDNDGKTDIVIGGNEFGFPPQFGRLDASYGVVLMNEGQKKFKVLDYARSGLELTGQVRDIKEIRTKNNRNLLFLRNSEYPVLYEIKSSRK